The proteins below are encoded in one region of Paraburkholderia aromaticivorans:
- a CDS encoding response regulator translates to MAGEKMPMPSVRTVAVIDDDRRVLRSLANLLASGGYGTRVYESPLDFFADGYSGLVCVITDLGMRPVDGIQVLERTVHSNAHTPVILITGNPSGHTEDYYLQRGALGFFRKPVDGDALLDLLDSIA, encoded by the coding sequence ATGGCCGGAGAAAAAATGCCCATGCCTTCGGTTCGGACCGTTGCCGTCATTGATGACGATCGGCGCGTTTTGAGGTCTCTTGCGAACCTGCTGGCCTCTGGCGGGTACGGAACACGGGTCTACGAATCTCCACTGGATTTCTTTGCCGATGGCTACTCGGGTCTGGTATGCGTTATCACCGACCTGGGAATGCGGCCCGTCGACGGCATTCAAGTACTCGAAAGAACGGTTCATTCGAACGCACATACGCCCGTTATCCTTATCACAGGGAACCCGAGCGGGCATACAGAAGACTACTATTTGCAAAGAGGCGCATTGGGTTTCTTCAGAAAGCCTGTCGACGGCGACGCCTTGCTGGACCTTCTGGATAGCATCGCTTGA